Sequence from the Candidatus Sulfotelmatobacter sp. genome:
CGGCCAGCGCGAAGCGCGCGCCCGACGGGCGTCCGTCGAGCGCCCACACGACGCCGAGCGCACACGCTTGGACGATGAACCACGAGAGCTGGAAGCCCCACAGCCAGTTCTCCGCCTGCACGAACGAGTACAGCAACAGGCTTGCGAGCAGGAACGCGCTCGCGGCGCGCGCGCTCGTCCCGAGCCGGCGCCGCACGATGGCCAGCAGCGATGCTTGCGCCAGCGCGACGAACGAGACCGAGAGCAGCGCCTCGACGCGCACGTTCCAGCCGTCCAGGCGCGCCAACCCGAGGGCGAGCAGGGTGGGGACGACGCTGCGGTGCGCGCCCTGCGGCGCCCAGACGTCGGCAAGGTGCAGCGTGCCGGCGTGCTGCGCCAGCACCAGCGGCGACCAGATCCACTCGTCGTACATCGGGATGTCGACCACGCAGGCCGCCACGATCGCCAGCACGGCGAGCGGGAGGAGCCAGGCCGACAGCGTCGGCGTGCGGGTGGTGGGACCGGCGATCACCCGGCCGGCTTCGCCGGGACCGTCTCCCGTACCGTCGCCACGCGGGCGATCGGTGCCGCGCTGATCGCGAAGACGTCGATCGGCTCGTTCTTGCCGCGCAGCTGCTGCGTGCCCAGCGCGTGGACCAGATACTGATCGGGGTCGCGCACGGCTTGCACGACGTCCTCGGTGGCGACGATCGGCACCGCCAACTGCTTGGATATCCCTTCGACCCGTTTGGCGGTGTTGACCGTGTCGGAGACGACCGTCGCGTCCAGGTGCAGCGCGTCGCCGACCGTGCCGAAGGTCACCGGGCCGGTATGCACGCCGATCCCGATCTCGATCGGCGGCCCGAGCCGTTCGGCATTGAGCTGCGCGACGGCATCTTGCAGCGCCAGCGCCGTGTCGAGCGCGTCCTCGACGCAGCGCGGGAAGAGCGCCATGTAGCCGTCGCCGAGATAGCGGTCGATGCTGCCGTGGTGGCGGCGCACGACGCGCGCGGAGCGGGCGAAGAAGTCGGCGATCAGAACGAACGCGGCCTCGGAGTCCAGCGACTCGGTCAGCGCCGTCGAGTCGCGGATGTCGGCGAACACGACCGTCATCGGATGGGTGGCGCGGTCGCCCAGGCTGACCTCGGCCAGCGACGCGCGTCCCAGCCGCTCGACGAGCGTGCGCGGCAAGAAGCGGCCGCGCGCGACGCCTTCGCGTTCGAGCGCGGCGACCAGCCGGATCGAGCGCTCGCGGCGGGCGCGCAGCAGGCTCTCGGCGAGGCGCGCCGCGCCCGAAAGGCCCAGCACCAGCGCGACGCCGGCGAAGACGCCGCTGATATCGGTCAGGGCGAGCACGGTTCCGCCGGCGGCCAGGGCGGCCGCCTCCCACCGTTCGCGGCCGGCGCCCAGCGCCCGGCCGCCGGCAACGGCGACCGTCGCGACGGTCGCGAACGACCCTGCCGCGAAGGTCATGACGCCGGTCATGATCTTAGGATGCCCAGAACCGGACGCGGCGTCGACCGGCGACGGGTCGCCCGGTTCGACGCCCGCCGGGACGGCCGTCCGGCGAGG
This genomic interval carries:
- a CDS encoding adenylate/guanylate cyclase domain-containing protein gives rise to the protein MTGVMTFAAGSFATVATVAVAGGRALGAGRERWEAAALAAGGTVLALTDISGVFAGVALVLGLSGAARLAESLLRARRERSIRLVAALEREGVARGRFLPRTLVERLGRASLAEVSLGDRATHPMTVVFADIRDSTALTESLDSEAAFVLIADFFARSARVVRRHHGSIDRYLGDGYMALFPRCVEDALDTALALQDAVAQLNAERLGPPIEIGIGVHTGPVTFGTVGDALHLDATVVSDTVNTAKRVEGISKQLAVPIVATEDVVQAVRDPDQYLVHALGTQQLRGKNEPIDVFAISAAPIARVATVRETVPAKPAG